The proteins below come from a single Tsuneonella deserti genomic window:
- a CDS encoding helix-turn-helix transcriptional regulator: MTESERLFTALGTIFPNRIRAILSNGHLIGMTGPYPFALLEGVGAMIEQNCPTHGCFAGAEAASISARQLSVQMPEQSNIVVRFVHFDHPPAKACEVLAVTVGPPHFIGYLSSDTWAQSPLSQREVQLALGLAAGRSLHELAKEHRVSINTVRNQIKNAMRATGTHSQTHLTSLIRDWLV; the protein is encoded by the coding sequence GTGACCGAGAGCGAACGACTCTTTACTGCCCTGGGGACCATCTTTCCCAACCGCATCAGGGCAATCCTGTCCAACGGCCACCTGATCGGGATGACCGGGCCCTATCCGTTCGCGCTGCTGGAGGGCGTCGGCGCAATGATAGAACAGAACTGCCCGACACACGGGTGCTTTGCCGGGGCCGAAGCTGCCTCCATCAGTGCACGGCAACTTTCAGTGCAGATGCCCGAGCAGTCCAACATCGTTGTGCGGTTCGTGCATTTCGATCACCCACCCGCCAAGGCGTGTGAAGTGCTCGCAGTGACTGTGGGTCCACCGCATTTCATCGGCTACCTGTCGAGCGATACGTGGGCGCAGTCTCCCCTGTCGCAGCGGGAGGTCCAGCTCGCCTTGGGCCTGGCTGCCGGACGGAGCCTGCACGAACTTGCCAAGGAGCACCGGGTCTCGATCAATACGGTGCGCAACCAGATCAAGAACGCGATGCGCGCCACCGGCACACACTCCCAGACACACCTGACCTCCCTGATACGCGACTGGCTCGTCTGA
- a CDS encoding response regulator transcription factor, with protein sequence MNATHVAEAVDDPERSTGKRILYVVDDNAEVRKSLHFALDSSGVMVWPFATPADFLDSLADLTPAPILLDVRMPEIDGVQLLQIVRSRLIEWPVIMMTAHGDIPIAVASMKLGALDFLEKPFAIERLEEMLDAAYAKVAEVVVTTDQRSRAMTTFAALSGREKQVALGLASGKTNKDISKNLDISVRTVEIHRASALRKLGVKSTADAVRLLIAAGAA encoded by the coding sequence ATGAACGCCACCCATGTTGCTGAAGCCGTTGACGATCCTGAGCGATCGACGGGGAAGCGAATCCTCTACGTTGTGGACGACAACGCAGAGGTGCGTAAGTCGCTGCATTTCGCCTTGGATTCTTCAGGGGTCATGGTCTGGCCGTTTGCCACGCCCGCAGACTTTCTGGATTCGCTCGCGGACCTAACTCCCGCGCCAATTCTTCTAGATGTTCGGATGCCCGAGATAGACGGCGTCCAACTGCTCCAAATCGTCCGGAGCCGCTTGATCGAGTGGCCAGTCATCATGATGACGGCCCACGGTGATATTCCCATAGCAGTGGCATCAATGAAGCTCGGAGCGCTCGATTTTCTAGAGAAGCCCTTCGCTATCGAGCGCTTGGAGGAAATGCTCGATGCGGCCTACGCCAAGGTCGCAGAAGTGGTAGTGACAACGGACCAGCGAAGCAGGGCGATGACGACTTTTGCGGCTCTGAGCGGCCGGGAGAAGCAGGTTGCGCTTGGCTTAGCTTCCGGAAAAACCAACAAGGATATCTCCAAGAATCTCGATATCAGCGTACGAACGGTAGAAATCCATCGTGCCTCTGCGTTAAGAAAACTAGGTGTAAAGAGCACAGCCGATGCAGTGCGGCTTCTGATCGCCGCTGGCGCAGCGTAA
- the dcd gene encoding dCTP deaminase codes for MSILSDRWIREAATTRGMIEPFVEAQRREGCISYGLSSYGYDARVADEFKIFTNVDSAVVDPKDFAANSFVDRKTDVCVIPPNSFALARTVEYFRVPEDVLVICLGKSTYARCGIIVNVTPLEPGWEGHVTLEFSNTTPLPAKIYANEGACQFLFLQGNERCETSYRDRSGKYMGQRGVTLPRL; via the coding sequence ATGTCGATTCTTTCCGACCGCTGGATTCGCGAAGCGGCCACCACCCGCGGCATGATCGAACCATTCGTCGAGGCTCAGCGCCGCGAAGGGTGCATCTCCTACGGCCTGTCCTCGTACGGCTACGACGCGCGGGTAGCCGACGAGTTCAAGATCTTCACCAACGTCGATTCGGCGGTGGTCGATCCCAAGGACTTCGCGGCCAACTCGTTCGTGGACCGGAAGACCGATGTCTGCGTGATCCCGCCCAACAGCTTCGCGCTTGCCCGCACGGTCGAATACTTTCGCGTACCTGAGGACGTGCTGGTCATCTGCCTGGGCAAGAGCACCTATGCCCGCTGCGGGATCATCGTGAACGTCACCCCGCTCGAACCGGGCTGGGAAGGCCACGTGACGCTGGAATTCTCCAACACCACCCCGCTGCCGGCGAAAATCTACGCCAACGAGGGAGCATGCCAGTTCCTGTTCCTGCAGGGTAACGAGCGGTGCGAGACGAGCTACCGGGACCGCTCGGGCAAATACATGGGCCAGCGAGGGGTCACGCTCCCCCGGCTGTGA
- a CDS encoding autotransporter family protein, with protein MPVTNTNRVADYTLDLGVFTINGGEIQLATASDDGVFGIRGDILNNAGLVLGSRVAIPAPLFGINATVQAIDGVEVYQNGDFTQSGTGTLTVGVTPTLVRVFDPAYSSVSFSTNPLAVQQIGLASGLFTTPENAYGQAFTDLGTGFLTVDGDLNLAGKVQLVSPTGGLFTDGQTVDIASVSGAVSATADVVVNNGSNFVTFDLGTRTAGGRTIVFASADRAGYETVGNNDNAIAAGSALSAALPDVVARIRAGSVGGIGLAGDQFVLAQDLANIFVAFDTLLTKDEVTLALNDLASGEFYGSLTTLSTTAPFVDAISTSRVPQGASGFNLWLAPSGDFVKYDGNDEVGSNKLHADNYGMSGGFGVATGNGELGMGFGYGRISADARDNLLQATADTWMIGAYARQAFGPLAVGADVVYGWSDWSASRVMPTMSRTALAEFDSTELRGNLRAEYMLDLGGGWVAPFAQVELRKYDFDGFTEEGAGAVNLIVDEADDTVITPSLGLRAGTSFETGMATLRPELTLAYSFQGDNNSFRDVAYTGAPTTPFRLQGVDPDGFFTIGAGLFADIGKNSGAFLRGSFATGSDVNVASLNAGVTIGF; from the coding sequence ATGCCGGTGACCAACACCAACCGGGTCGCCGACTACACGCTGGATCTCGGAGTCTTCACTATCAACGGCGGAGAAATCCAGCTGGCGACGGCGAGCGACGACGGTGTGTTCGGCATCCGCGGCGATATCCTGAACAACGCTGGCCTGGTGCTGGGCAGCCGGGTCGCCATCCCGGCTCCGCTGTTCGGCATCAACGCGACGGTCCAGGCGATCGACGGGGTCGAGGTCTACCAGAACGGCGACTTCACCCAGTCGGGCACGGGTACTCTCACCGTCGGTGTGACGCCCACCCTGGTTCGCGTGTTCGATCCTGCCTACTCGAGCGTGAGTTTCTCGACCAACCCGCTGGCAGTGCAGCAGATCGGGCTCGCTTCCGGCCTCTTCACCACCCCGGAGAATGCCTACGGTCAGGCCTTCACGGATCTGGGCACCGGCTTCCTGACGGTCGACGGCGATCTGAACCTGGCGGGCAAGGTGCAGCTGGTCTCCCCGACCGGCGGCCTGTTCACCGACGGCCAGACCGTGGATATCGCGAGCGTATCGGGAGCGGTTTCCGCCACGGCAGACGTGGTGGTGAACAACGGATCGAACTTCGTGACCTTCGACCTGGGCACCCGCACTGCCGGCGGCCGGACCATCGTGTTCGCCAGCGCCGACCGCGCGGGTTACGAGACGGTTGGCAACAACGACAACGCGATCGCGGCAGGCTCGGCGCTCAGCGCGGCGCTGCCTGACGTGGTGGCCCGCATCCGCGCCGGCTCTGTCGGAGGGATCGGCCTGGCCGGAGACCAGTTCGTCCTCGCCCAGGATCTGGCCAACATCTTCGTGGCCTTCGACACTCTGCTGACGAAGGACGAAGTCACGCTGGCCCTCAACGATCTGGCCTCGGGCGAGTTCTACGGCTCGCTGACGACCCTCTCGACCACCGCACCGTTCGTCGACGCCATCAGCACCTCGCGTGTTCCGCAGGGCGCCAGCGGGTTCAACCTGTGGCTCGCTCCATCGGGTGACTTCGTGAAGTACGACGGCAATGACGAAGTCGGCTCGAACAAGCTGCATGCCGATAACTACGGCATGTCGGGCGGGTTCGGAGTTGCCACCGGCAACGGCGAGCTCGGCATGGGCTTCGGCTACGGCCGGATCAGCGCCGATGCCCGCGACAACCTGCTGCAGGCGACTGCGGACACCTGGATGATCGGGGCTTACGCCCGCCAGGCGTTCGGTCCCCTCGCGGTCGGTGCCGACGTGGTATACGGCTGGAGCGACTGGTCGGCTTCGCGGGTCATGCCCACGATGTCCCGCACCGCGCTGGCCGAATTCGACAGCACCGAACTGCGGGGTAACCTGCGGGCCGAGTACATGCTCGACCTCGGGGGCGGCTGGGTTGCTCCGTTCGCCCAGGTTGAACTGCGCAAGTACGACTTCGACGGCTTCACCGAAGAAGGCGCCGGAGCGGTCAACCTGATCGTCGATGAAGCCGATGACACGGTCATCACCCCGTCGCTGGGTCTGCGTGCCGGAACCAGCTTCGAAACCGGAATGGCCACACTGCGGCCGGAACTGACGCTCGCCTACAGCTTCCAGGGCGACAACAACTCGTTCCGCGACGTGGCCTACACCGGGGCGCCGACCACTCCGTTCCGCCTCCAGGGCGTCGATCCCGACGGTTTCTTCACCATCGGTGCCGGCCTGTTCGCGGATATCGGCAAGAACTCGGGAGCGTTCCTGCGCGGCAGCTTCGCAACCGGCAGCGACGTCAACGTGGCCAGCCTCAATGCAGGTGTGACCATCGGGTTCTGA
- a CDS encoding ATP-binding protein produces MQLTRSVQQPVRHLVWLFVIIALLIGWGAVLAEVAAERRDAEDAAIIRSQNRATLLHEHVVKTLQVAALASLHLGQSYLLSDPGRGPSRDTIADVEDPAIRIAGVAGVAIVDHRGELIARAGPVALPEDPPQLSTTNIQGRMYEGLAISDPVAIGPSGEKYILITSRILKEGDLAGFVILIFRPEQFLNFPLPTKFDKTDLVSVINLNGITLARREGDLFTSGENVRARLVMRKQQENPNGTYLGPSSLDGLVRYFSHRRLSGFPLFVTAGVSHSAAISAAHRRTLGYFGVMGAMSVFGLFMAWAVQREAVNRKRKSVELAESMRRLREAQRIGKIGDWEYDLETGVVLWSDQLCEMYERSPQDDVLTLDQFSCYLAPESREKFQQDVNTLLNESGIHSYEFKVILPSGAVSYRRSNAVSSLGADGKINRLYGTDQDITASHQIWELEKQVAHLDRQGAMSMMAGTLAHELNQPLTAASNYVTGALRSVRNTREAVRSNLVLGLEEALHQIHDAGEIIRRVRKMVQTEPDTSKTASVRAVVTDTVALLLASGFHAAHSICVEVADDLPDAVIAPIQLQQVLVNLLKNALEAAPAKGGLVSLTASRSSEDLLHIEVRDNGPGFQLQDVDTFTGFQSAKASGLGLGLSISRTITEYHGGKLLIEASRPGDTVVVILLPATDSN; encoded by the coding sequence ATGCAGCTAACGCGCTCGGTGCAGCAGCCGGTCAGGCACTTAGTCTGGCTGTTTGTAATTATCGCGCTGCTTATTGGCTGGGGGGCCGTGCTCGCAGAAGTCGCTGCGGAGCGTCGGGACGCTGAAGATGCGGCCATTATCAGGTCCCAGAACAGGGCTACCCTACTGCACGAACACGTCGTCAAGACCCTTCAGGTCGCTGCGCTCGCCAGCCTTCACCTAGGCCAGTCTTATCTTTTGTCCGATCCTGGCCGCGGGCCTTCACGGGATACGATCGCAGACGTAGAAGATCCTGCCATTCGCATTGCGGGGGTGGCCGGGGTGGCCATCGTCGACCACCGGGGTGAGCTGATTGCCCGCGCAGGGCCCGTGGCGCTGCCAGAGGATCCCCCCCAGCTTTCGACCACTAACATTCAGGGACGGATGTATGAGGGTCTCGCGATCAGCGATCCAGTGGCAATTGGGCCATCAGGTGAGAAGTACATCCTTATTACCTCGAGGATCCTAAAGGAGGGTGATCTTGCCGGTTTCGTCATCCTCATTTTTAGGCCGGAACAATTTCTCAATTTCCCGCTCCCTACAAAATTTGACAAGACGGACCTTGTCTCGGTGATCAATCTGAACGGTATCACGTTAGCGCGTCGTGAGGGTGACCTCTTCACCAGCGGAGAGAATGTGCGTGCGCGGCTAGTCATGCGCAAACAGCAAGAGAACCCTAATGGTACGTACCTTGGACCGAGTTCTCTCGATGGCCTCGTACGGTATTTCAGTCATCGTCGTCTGAGCGGGTTCCCCCTGTTTGTCACTGCGGGCGTCTCTCACTCTGCTGCTATCTCTGCCGCTCACCGCCGTACACTCGGCTACTTCGGCGTGATGGGAGCAATGAGTGTTTTCGGACTTTTCATGGCTTGGGCAGTCCAGCGGGAGGCGGTCAATCGGAAGCGAAAGTCTGTCGAGCTCGCAGAATCGATGCGCAGGCTGCGGGAGGCGCAGCGAATCGGAAAGATTGGAGATTGGGAGTACGATTTGGAGACTGGCGTCGTCCTATGGTCGGACCAGCTTTGCGAGATGTATGAACGGTCTCCGCAGGATGACGTGCTCACACTCGACCAGTTTTCTTGCTATCTGGCACCAGAGAGCCGCGAGAAGTTTCAACAGGACGTCAATACACTCCTCAACGAGAGCGGAATTCACTCTTACGAGTTTAAGGTCATCCTACCCAGTGGTGCTGTCTCCTACAGGCGCTCCAATGCCGTGTCATCATTGGGCGCGGACGGCAAAATCAACCGGCTTTATGGGACCGACCAGGACATTACGGCTTCCCATCAGATCTGGGAACTTGAAAAACAGGTGGCCCATTTGGACCGTCAGGGTGCGATGAGCATGATGGCTGGCACGCTCGCTCACGAGCTAAATCAGCCACTCACCGCGGCATCGAACTATGTGACAGGGGCGCTGCGATCTGTCCGAAATACAAGGGAAGCGGTGCGCTCTAACCTCGTCTTGGGGTTGGAAGAGGCTCTGCATCAGATTCACGACGCCGGAGAGATAATTCGTCGTGTTAGGAAAATGGTGCAAACCGAGCCTGATACTTCGAAGACCGCATCGGTCAGGGCGGTCGTCACCGACACTGTAGCGTTACTTTTGGCGTCGGGCTTTCACGCTGCGCACTCCATATGTGTGGAAGTCGCCGACGACCTTCCAGATGCCGTAATTGCTCCGATACAGCTTCAACAAGTCTTGGTGAACTTGCTCAAGAATGCCTTGGAGGCAGCACCGGCCAAGGGAGGACTTGTTTCGTTAACAGCGAGCCGATCCTCCGAGGATTTGCTGCACATCGAGGTCCGCGACAATGGGCCCGGGTTTCAGCTACAGGACGTTGATACGTTCACCGGCTTCCAGAGCGCGAAGGCGTCGGGGTTAGGGCTGGGGCTCTCGATCAGCCGCACAATCACCGAATATCACGGCGGCAAGCTGCTCATCGAAGCGTCGCGGCCCGGTGACACCGTCGTGGTCATTCTACTCCCCGCCACCGATAGCAATTAG